From a region of the Mercurialis annua linkage group LG1-X, ddMerAnnu1.2, whole genome shotgun sequence genome:
- the LOC126680344 gene encoding valerianol synthase TPS1B-like — MALQAFSFTNFSNKSLYPSKTIHSTPLLITKIKYCMTNKPAIRAEQISNKGDRPQVSFPPTIWGDSFSSFSFKQPVYESYTKQIEVLKSEVKSKLISGSDDAFTKLNLINLLNRLGLSYHFEDDIEQLLHEHFDALVARASDEECDLYTVSLVFRVLRQNGYKITSDVFNKFKDIDGKFKQSLATDVKGVLSLYEAAFVSITGEDILDEAIAFTKPILESININGFEKHISNALKHPFHRGMPRVEARQFISLYEGDESRDEILLNLAKLDFNRVQLVHQQELSDLSKWWSDLDLVSKYPFARDRIVEIYFWLIGIFSEPQYVGSRLLVTQTLILLSIVDDIYDGYGAFNELQLFTQAIERWDTTSLDLVPEYTKVLYKAFLDLFEQFENDMIKEERTFALPYLKNEVIRIIKAYMTEAQWLHDGYVPSPDEYMKAAFYTGGIPIIITGCYAGTGKVKGSEEFEWLLKCPKIIKAAGTITRLIDDLVSHEDEQKRSTGHVASAIQCYMHHNGISEAEATREIEGIIESSWKKINEECLSPTALPMHLLMPIVNIIRVAEVCYRYFDGYTNPEHVKDYIEAMFVLPIPIQQ; from the exons ATGGCACTGCAAGCATTTTCCTTCACAAACTTTAGTAACAAAAGTTTGTATCCGTCAAAAACCATTCACTCTACACCTTTACTCATCACAAAAATCAAATATTGTATGACTAATAAGCCAGCAATAAGGGCAGAGCAAATATCCAACAAAGGAGATCGTCCGCAAGTCAGCTTTCCTCCTACCATTTGGGGTGACAGCTTTAGCTCCTTCTCTTTTAAGCAACCG GTGTACGAATCGTATACCAAGCAGATAGAAGTGCTAAAATCGGAAGTGAAGAGCAAGCTGATCTCCGGTTCGGATGATGCTTTCACAAAACTTAATTTGATCAACTTGCTAAACCGTCTTGGCTTGTCATATCATTTTGAGGACGATATAGAGCAACTGCTGCACGAGCATTTTGATGCTCTCGTTGCTCGAGCTTCAGATGAAGAATGTGATTTGTATACTGTTTCGCTTGTATTCCGAGTTCTCAGACAAAATGGTTATAAAATCACTTCTG ATGtatttaacaagttcaaggACATCGATGGTAAGTTCAAGCAAAGCCTAGCGACGGACGTAAAGGGCGTGCTGAGTTTGTACGAAGCTGCGTTTGTGAGCATAACCGGAGAAGATATCTTAGACGAAGCTATCGCTTTCACCAAACCCATTTTGGAATCTATTAACATTAATGGATTCGAAAAGCATATAAGCAATGCATTGAAACATCCATTCCACAGAGGCATGCCTAGAGTTGAAGCCAGACAGTTCATCTCTCTGTACGAAGGGGACGAGTCTCGCGATGAAATCTTACTCAATTTGGCCAAGTTAGACTTCAATAGAGTACAATTAGTGCATCAACAAGAACTCAGCGACCTTTcaaa ATGGTGGAGTGATTTGGACTTGGTGTCAAAATATCCGTTTGCAAGAGACAGAATTGTAGAGATCTATTTCTGGTTGATTGGAATATTTTCCGAACCTCAATATGTTGGTTCCAGATTACTTGTTACACAAACTCTAATACTGCTCTCCATAGTGGATGATATATACGATGGATATGGTGCATTCAATGAACTCCAACTTTTTACCCAAGCAATAGAGAG GTGGGACACTACTAGCCTTGATCTTGTACCCGAGTATACGAAAGTTCTTTATAAAGCTTTCTTAGATCTGTTCGAACAATTTGAGAATGACATGATAAAAGAAGAAAGAACCTTCGCACTCCCTTATCTAAAAAATGAG GTGATTCGAATAATCAAAGCGTACATGACTGAGGCCCAGTGGCTACACGACGGTTATGTTCCATCACCGGATGAATACATGAAGGCAGCATTTTATACAGGCGGCATTCCGATTATAATTACGGGATGCTATGCAGGAACCGGAAAAGTTAAAGGGAGTGAAGAGTTTGAATGGCTGCTAAAATGTCCCAAAATTATAAAAGCTGCAGGAACAATTACTCGTCTCATTGATGATCTAGTAAGTCACGAGGATGAACAGAAGAGATCCACAGGACATGTTGCTTCTGCCATTCAATGCTATATGCACCACAACGGAATTTCAGAAGCGGAAGCTACTCGTGAAATTGAGGGGATAATTGAGTCGTCGTGGAAGAAAATAAACGAGGAATGTTTGAGCCCTACCGCGCTTCCAATGCACCTACTTATGCCTATAGTTAACATTATTCGTGTAGCTGAAGTTTGTTACAGATACTTTGATGGTTATACCAATCCAGAGCACGTCAAGGATTACATTGAGGCTATGTTCGTCTTGCCAATACCAATTCAACAATAG
- the LOC126680857 gene encoding stemmadenine O-acetyltransferase-like: MEVEIIYKDCIKPSSPTPPHLKMYNISLLDQFTAFVYVPMILYYSNPDNDLIPSKKTLILKRSLSQTLTQFYPLAGQITDDLSVECNDEGVLYLEARANISLSEFLQHPDITSLHQFLPNKSLLHSPTSGSYVAMIQETTFACGGFTLGINVLHLVMDGCALASFLRAWGAMAYDESQKKMIPSFHGPSIFPKDRNFPGDANMIAIFSNFIRVEKMKAARFVFDGSAIANLKEKVTNSGVKNPTRVEVVSALLSKSLMLAFESKSDNNNNPLPLAIVHAVNVRRRMLPPFPECSMGNFICLADTIISGSSKETQLSSFVCQLKEAIAEIDSSYVKSIQGDDGFIKFYEKIKKMNSAFTSTSICNGVDYVGFTSWCGFCLYEVDFGWGKPIWTSYAESYGNGEDAFANHVILMDARTGNNGIEAWVFSDEGTVIMLEKDQELLKYAYLNPTPLFN, encoded by the coding sequence ATGGAAGTTGAAATAATTTACAAAGATTGCATTAAACCCTCTTCACCCACACCCCCTCACCTGAAAATGTACAACATTTCTCTACTAGATCAATTCACAGCTTTTGTTTATGTTCCTATGATCCTTTACTATTCAAACCCAGACAATGACCTAATTCCTTCCAAGAAAACACTGATTCTAAAACGATCATTATCTCAAACCTTAACACAGTTTTATCCACTTGCAGGGCAGATCACAGATGATCTTTCAGTTGAATGTAATGATGAAGGTGTTTTATATTTAGAGGCCAGAGCAAACATTTCTCTGTCTGAATTTCTCCAACATCCTGATATCACATCACTACATCAATTCTTACCAAATAAATCTTTATTACATTCACCAACCTCGGGTTCTTATGTTGCCATGATTCAAGAAACAACCTTCGCTTGCGGTGGCTTCACCCTCGGAATCAATGTTCTACACTTGGTCATGGATGGTTGCGCTTTAGCTTCATTTCTACGAGCTTGGGGAGCCATGGCTTACGATGAATCTCAAAAGAAGATGATCCCAAGTTTTCATGGCCCGTCTATTTTTCCAAAAGACAGGAATTTTCCAGGAGATGCAAATATGATTGCTATATTCAGCAATTTTATCAGAGTTGAGAAAATGAAGGCAGCAAGATTTGTATTCGACGGATCTGCCATTGCTAATCTTAAAGAGAAAGTAACAAACTCTGGTGTGAAAAACCCTACTCGTGTCGAAGTGGTGTCTGCCCTTCTTTCCAAGAGCCTGATGCTAGCTTTCGAATCGAAAtctgataataataataacccATTACCATTAGCAATCGTTCACGCTGTAAATGTTCGCCGGAGAATGCTTCCGCCTTTCCCGGAATGTTCAATGGGGAACTTTATCTGCTTGGCAGATACAATAATATCCGGCTCTTCTAAGGAAACACAACTAAGCAGCTTCGTGTGCCAATTGAAAGAAGCCATTGCCGAGATCGATAGCAGTTATGTGAAGAGCATACAAGGAGACGACGGATTCATAAAGTTTTACGAGAAGATTAAAAAGATGAATAGTGCATTTACGAGCACATCAATTTGTAATGGTGTGGACTATGTTGGGTTCACCAGTTGGTGCGGTTTCTGTCTTTACGAGGTTGATTTTGGATGGGGAAAGCCTATTTGGACATCTTATGCCGAATCTTATGGAAATGGTGAAGATGCTTTCGCTAATCATGTAATTCTCATGGATGCGAGAACTGGAAATAATGGGATAGAGGCATGGGTTTTTTCAGATGAAGGAACCGTAATTATGTTAGAGAAAGACCAAGAGCTTCTAAAATATGCTTACCTTAATCCAACtcctttatttaattaa